One window of Mauremys reevesii isolate NIE-2019 linkage group 4, ASM1616193v1, whole genome shotgun sequence genomic DNA carries:
- the LOC120404688 gene encoding metastasis-suppressor KiSS-1-like isoform X2, translating into MASSGHVAGDLRLHHPLQEFFPSSLWISGSLGKYSTAEQGLGQPRMNPFTSMLLLLFFSNAPFGEPAERYFPLWSPRHTGDHFKYLASLAHWDQAIPCSESKPSPGKEEPRSTPPLLCKPQEDSQVQLGQGIHPARSRAISVPKGSLLVEREKDLSAYNWNSFGLRYGKRQAGTGEAKVKIL; encoded by the exons ATGGCCTCTTCTGGGCATGTTGCTGGAGACTTACGGCTTCATCACCCTCTTCAG GAATTTTTTCCCAGTAGTCTTTGGATTTCTGGGAGTTTGGGGAAATATTCCACTGCTGAGCAAG GTCTGGGCCAGCCCAGGATGAATCCTTTCACCTCCATGCTCCTGCTCCTCTTCTTCTCTAATGCTCCGTTCGGGGAACCCGCAGAAAGATATTTCCCCCTCTGGAGCCCTCGACACACAG GTGACCATTTCAAATACCTGGCCAGCCTGGCCCACTGGGATCAAGCCATTCCTTGCTCGGAAAgcaagcccagccctgggaaggaagAACCGAGATCCACGCCGCCCCTGCTGTGCAAGCCGCAGGAAGACAGCCAGGTCCAGCTGGGGCAAGGGATCCATccggccaggagcagagccatcTCTGTCCCCAAGGGCTCGCTGCTCGTGGAGCGGGAGAAGGATCTCTCTGCCTACAACTGGAACTCGTTTGGCTTGAGATACGGCAAGAGGCAAGCAGGCACCGGGGAAGCCAAGGTGAAAATATTGTGA
- the LOC120404688 gene encoding metastasis-suppressor KiSS-1-like isoform X1 has protein sequence MASSGHVAGDLRLHHPLQEFFPSSLWISGSLGKYSTAEQGLGQPRMNPFTSMLLLLFFSNAPFGEPAERYFPLWSPRHTGDHFKYLASLAHWDQAIPCSESKPSPGKEEPRSTPPLLCKPQEDSQVQLGQGIHPARSRAISVPKGSLLVEREKDLSAYNWNSFGLRYGKRQAGTGEAKSSHRA, from the exons ATGGCCTCTTCTGGGCATGTTGCTGGAGACTTACGGCTTCATCACCCTCTTCAG GAATTTTTTCCCAGTAGTCTTTGGATTTCTGGGAGTTTGGGGAAATATTCCACTGCTGAGCAAG GTCTGGGCCAGCCCAGGATGAATCCTTTCACCTCCATGCTCCTGCTCCTCTTCTTCTCTAATGCTCCGTTCGGGGAACCCGCAGAAAGATATTTCCCCCTCTGGAGCCCTCGACACACAG GTGACCATTTCAAATACCTGGCCAGCCTGGCCCACTGGGATCAAGCCATTCCTTGCTCGGAAAgcaagcccagccctgggaaggaagAACCGAGATCCACGCCGCCCCTGCTGTGCAAGCCGCAGGAAGACAGCCAGGTCCAGCTGGGGCAAGGGATCCATccggccaggagcagagccatcTCTGTCCCCAAGGGCTCGCTGCTCGTGGAGCGGGAGAAGGATCTCTCTGCCTACAACTGGAACTCGTTTGGCTTGAGATACGGCAAGAGGCAAGCAGGCACCGGGGAAGCCAAG tcctcacacagggcctga
- the LOC120404688 gene encoding vesicle transport protein GOT1A-like isoform X3: protein MPGKMVSLSEFQKIGVGLVGFGLFFIFFGVLLYFDSVLLAFGNLLFLSGLAIIIGLRRTFSFFFQKEKLKGTSFFLGGILIVLLRWPLLGMLLETYGFITLFRNFFPVVFGFLGVWGNIPLLSKLFQKLGDTSSLV from the exons ATGCCAGGGAAGATGGTGTCTCTCTCGGAGTTTCAGA AGATCGGCGTCGGTCTTGTGGGCTTTGGCCTATTTTTCATCTTCTTTGGGGTGCTCTTGTACTTTGACTCAGTGCTGCTGGCCTTTGGAAAT CTCCTGTTCCTTTCTGGCTTGGCCATTATCATTGGACTGAGAAGGACTTTCAGCTTCTTCTTCCAGAAGGAAAAGCTAAAGGGCACCAGCTTCTTCCTGGGAGGCATTCTCATTGTGCTCCTGAGATGGCCTCTTCTGGGCATGTTGCTGGAGACTTACGGCTTCATCACCCTCTTCAG GAATTTTTTCCCAGTAGTCTTTGGATTTCTGGGAGTTTGGGGAAATATTCCACTGCTGAGCAAG CTATTCCAGAAACTAGGAGACACCAGCTCCTTGGTGTGA